The Thermocrinis ruber genome has a window encoding:
- a CDS encoding glutamate-5-semialdehyde dehydrogenase, which translates to MKSYAEEKVERARKVLRILSSIPTEVKNRTLLRAAELLDKRREYIKEENKKDIAFGESQGLSSALLDRLLLNDKRIDGMIKVLRDVASLPDPVGEITRMWQLPNGLKVGRMRVPLGVIFIVYEARPNVTIEAGSLCIKSSNAVILRGGKEAMNSNRALVEILREASAMEGFPEEAIQFIDRPEREIVWEILQMEGKVDVAIPRGGESLIRAVAEKARVPVIKHYKGVCNIYVDEEADLEKAYHIVYNAKVQRPSVCNAVENLIIHRKILNTFFPKMAYILGKAGVELRCDEDSLKVIKSDPRLSFVKAVPATEEDYYEEFLDLILAVKVVDSLEEAIDFIETYGSKHSDAIITENYTKAMKFLTEVDSAAVYVNASTRFTDGNEFGLGAEMGISTDKIHARGPMALEELTIQKFIIFGNGQVRDNFKVPEELLKEWKD; encoded by the coding sequence TTGAAAAGCTACGCAGAGGAGAAGGTAGAAAGGGCAAGGAAGGTTCTTAGGATTTTGAGTTCCATTCCCACCGAGGTGAAAAACCGCACCCTTTTGAGGGCGGCGGAGCTTTTGGACAAGAGGCGAGAATACATAAAGGAAGAGAACAAAAAGGATATAGCCTTTGGAGAATCTCAGGGGCTTTCTTCTGCTTTGCTGGACCGACTGCTTCTGAACGACAAGAGGATTGACGGTATGATAAAGGTTCTAAGGGATGTGGCAAGCCTTCCAGACCCAGTGGGAGAGATCACACGCATGTGGCAACTTCCCAACGGGTTAAAGGTAGGAAGGATGAGAGTGCCCTTGGGAGTGATATTCATCGTCTATGAAGCAAGACCAAACGTAACCATAGAGGCGGGTTCTCTGTGCATAAAATCTTCCAATGCGGTGATCCTAAGGGGCGGAAAAGAAGCCATGAACTCCAACAGGGCTCTGGTGGAAATCCTCAGAGAGGCGTCTGCCATGGAGGGTTTTCCAGAAGAAGCCATCCAGTTTATAGACAGACCAGAAAGGGAAATCGTCTGGGAAATTTTGCAGATGGAGGGCAAAGTGGATGTTGCCATTCCGAGGGGTGGGGAAAGCTTGATAAGGGCTGTGGCAGAAAAGGCAAGGGTGCCCGTCATAAAGCATTACAAGGGGGTTTGCAACATATACGTGGATGAGGAGGCAGACTTAGAAAAGGCTTACCACATAGTCTACAACGCAAAGGTTCAAAGACCTTCCGTTTGCAACGCAGTGGAAAATCTGATAATACACCGAAAGATCCTAAACACCTTCTTCCCAAAGATGGCATACATCTTAGGAAAGGCTGGTGTGGAGCTCAGATGCGACGAGGATAGTTTAAAGGTTATAAAGTCTGACCCAAGGCTTTCCTTTGTAAAGGCAGTGCCCGCCACAGAGGAGGACTACTACGAGGAATTTTTGGACCTAATACTTGCGGTAAAGGTGGTGGATAGCTTGGAGGAAGCCATAGACTTTATAGAAACCTACGGTTCCAAACACTCGGATGCCATAATTACTGAAAACTATACCAAGGCGATGAAGTTCCTTACAGAGGTGGATTCCGCGGCGGTTTATGTGAACGCATCCACGAGGTTTACCGACGGCAACGAGTTTGGGCTGGGGGCGGAGATGGGCATATCTACCGATAAAATCCACGCAAGGGGTCCCATGGCACTGGAGGAACTAACCATCCAGAAGTTTATCATCTTTGGCAACGGACAGGTTAGGGATAACTTTAAGGTCCCAGAGGAACTTTTGAAGGAGTGGAAGGACTGA
- the rseP gene encoding RIP metalloprotease RseP, with product METVLSFLVLVGILIWFHELGHFLFAKLFGVKVEVFSVGFGPALFKKQWGETEYRLSVIPLGGFVKLYGEEDGVSDPRAFSSKPNWQKILIAFAGSFFNFILAVLIFWLIGMLGREVPKYAFEKPVVGYVQEDSLAQKMGLQRGDLILSVNGKKVDNWKDLEEKLLKDIFEQELKLEVLRDGKVLTLEGKMDLKNPRGFGAEPIIEPVVGTVLEKSPAKQVGLQEGDRILSINGVEIKSWQEAVKLIRSAEKIDLKIERQGQIREITLIPMKDPRTGISIIGVAPKVETVKVKQGPFEAFKGSFERIAILTSLTLKALWGMITGSLSPTNLGGPIAIAQMAGQSAQQGLIPYLGLMAFISVQLAIFNLLPLPMLDGGLILLFLIESIRRKPLPLRFKEAWQRLGFALIVALSLFVILNDLLRLISGRKF from the coding sequence ATGGAAACAGTTTTATCCTTTTTGGTTTTGGTAGGTATTCTTATTTGGTTTCATGAGTTGGGGCACTTTTTGTTTGCTAAGCTCTTTGGAGTTAAGGTGGAGGTCTTCTCCGTTGGCTTTGGTCCTGCTTTATTTAAAAAGCAGTGGGGAGAAACTGAATACAGGCTCTCGGTGATTCCTCTCGGTGGCTTTGTAAAACTCTACGGAGAGGAGGATGGCGTCTCGGACCCGAGGGCTTTTTCCTCCAAACCAAACTGGCAAAAAATTCTCATAGCCTTTGCTGGCTCTTTTTTTAACTTCATCTTGGCGGTTCTTATCTTTTGGCTAATTGGAATGCTCGGCAGAGAGGTTCCCAAGTATGCCTTCGAAAAGCCAGTGGTGGGCTATGTGCAGGAAGATAGCCTAGCCCAGAAGATGGGTCTTCAAAGGGGAGACCTGATCCTTTCGGTAAACGGCAAAAAGGTGGATAACTGGAAGGATTTGGAGGAGAAGCTACTAAAGGACATCTTTGAACAAGAGTTGAAGCTGGAAGTTCTGAGGGATGGTAAGGTTTTAACCCTTGAGGGGAAGATGGACTTAAAGAACCCAAGGGGCTTTGGTGCAGAGCCAATTATTGAGCCTGTGGTGGGCACTGTTTTGGAAAAGAGCCCAGCCAAGCAGGTGGGATTGCAAGAGGGAGACAGGATCCTGAGCATAAACGGAGTGGAAATAAAAAGTTGGCAAGAAGCTGTTAAGCTCATAAGGTCTGCAGAAAAGATAGACTTAAAGATAGAAAGACAAGGACAGATAAGGGAGATCACCCTAATTCCCATGAAGGATCCACGGACGGGCATTTCTATAATAGGGGTTGCACCCAAGGTGGAAACGGTCAAGGTAAAGCAGGGTCCCTTTGAAGCCTTTAAGGGAAGCTTTGAGAGGATCGCCATCCTTACCTCACTTACTCTAAAAGCCCTTTGGGGTATGATCACGGGCTCCCTCTCTCCCACAAACTTGGGAGGTCCCATTGCAATAGCCCAAATGGCAGGACAGTCCGCCCAGCAGGGACTGATTCCCTACCTCGGTCTTATGGCTTTCATATCCGTTCAGTTGGCCATCTTTAACCTACTGCCTCTCCCTATGTTAGACGGAGGGTTAATACTCCTTTTCCTGATTGAAAGCATCAGAAGAAAACCTCTTCCCTTGAGGTTCAAAGAGGCATGGCAGAGGCTTGGCTTTGCATTAATAGTAGCCTTGTCCCTGTTTGTAATTCTCAACGACCTGCTCAGGC